The Candidatus Omnitrophota bacterium genome includes a window with the following:
- a CDS encoding phosphate ABC transporter ATP-binding protein: MNKINKFNINDLNIWFGPVHALKGVNMSVDANKILSVIGPSNSGKTTFLRMLNRLNEENLSFRMRGNVDMDGKEIHSMDKELLRKKIGMVFALPLPLPLSIFDNVAYGPRMHGIRGKNELRSKVERALKQAYIWDEVKDRMSESAFKLSGGQQQRLCIARTLAVDPEVILFDEPCSGLDPISTAKVEDTMLELKKQYTIILVTNNVKQAARVGDKTVFFLSGELVELDSTEKIFTAPTDKRTEDYIRGKFG, translated from the coding sequence ATGAATAAAATAAATAAATTCAATATTAATGATCTGAATATCTGGTTCGGCCCGGTCCACGCCTTGAAAGGCGTGAATATGAGCGTTGACGCCAACAAAATATTGAGCGTTATCGGGCCTTCGAACAGCGGGAAAACCACTTTTTTGCGGATGTTGAACCGCCTGAACGAAGAAAATCTGTCTTTCCGCATGCGGGGCAATGTTGACATGGACGGTAAGGAAATACATTCCATGGATAAAGAGCTCCTGCGCAAAAAGATCGGCATGGTTTTTGCCCTGCCTCTGCCGTTGCCGCTATCGATATTCGACAACGTCGCCTACGGCCCGCGCATGCACGGTATCCGCGGAAAAAATGAACTGCGCAGTAAAGTCGAGCGCGCATTAAAACAGGCGTATATCTGGGATGAGGTAAAAGACAGGATGAGTGAATCGGCATTTAAACTTTCCGGAGGCCAGCAGCAGCGCCTTTGCATTGCCCGGACCCTGGCGGTTGACCCGGAGGTGATCTTGTTCGATGAACCCTGCTCCGGCCTTGATCCGATCTCTACGGCTAAGGTTGAAGACACAATGCTCGAGCTTAAGAAACAATACACTATTATACTTGTGACTAATAATGTGAAACAGGCGGCGAGAGTGGGCGATAAGACCGTTTTTTTCCTTTCCGGCGAGTTGGTAGAGTTGGATTCTACGGAAAAAATATTCACCGCGCCGACTGACAAACGCACGGAAGATTATATCAGAGGTAAATTTGGATAA
- the pstB gene encoding phosphate ABC transporter ATP-binding protein PstB, with translation MDNNAGKHKISVKALNLWYENFQALIDVRAAFKANRITAMIGPSGCGKSTLLRVLNRMNDLIEGVRITGQVNIDGINIVDPQTDLIALRRRVGMVFQRPNPFPLSVAENIAFGLKIHGMAGNRNMLDEVTEKSLKAVLLWDDLKDKLDRPALRLSLEQKQKLCIARLIAVKPDVLLMDEPCSTLDPQATARIEELMRELKRDYTIIIVTHNMQQAARISDDTGFMLLGELVEFGRTGDIFTAPADKRTEDYITGRYG, from the coding sequence TTGGATAATAACGCTGGGAAGCATAAAATATCCGTTAAAGCCCTGAATTTGTGGTATGAGAATTTTCAGGCATTGATCGATGTCCGCGCCGCATTCAAGGCAAACCGGATAACCGCTATGATCGGCCCGTCCGGCTGCGGGAAATCCACGCTGCTGCGCGTTTTGAACCGGATGAATGATCTGATCGAAGGCGTGCGCATAACCGGGCAGGTGAACATAGACGGGATAAATATCGTTGATCCACAGACGGACTTGATCGCTTTGCGCAGGAGAGTGGGAATGGTCTTTCAAAGGCCTAATCCTTTCCCGTTGTCGGTTGCCGAAAATATCGCTTTCGGGTTGAAGATCCACGGTATGGCCGGAAACAGGAATATGCTCGATGAAGTGACTGAGAAAAGCCTGAAAGCAGTGCTTTTATGGGATGACCTGAAGGATAAACTGGACAGGCCGGCTCTGCGGCTTTCTCTGGAGCAGAAACAAAAACTGTGCATTGCCAGGCTGATCGCGGTAAAGCCCGATGTCCTTTTAATGGATGAGCCATGTTCCACCCTTGATCCGCAGGCAACTGCCAGGATAGAGGAATTAATGCGTGAATTAAAGCGAGATTATACTATAATAATCGTTACGCATAATATGCAGCAGGCTGCGCGGATCTCCGACGATACCGGATTTATGCTTTTAGGCGAACTTGTGGAATTCGGCAGGACCGGGGACATATTCACCGCGCCGGCAGATAAACGGACAGAAGATTATATTACAGGAAGGTACGGATGA
- the phoU gene encoding phosphate signaling complex protein PhoU: MERHFDQELMELNKEILRMGAFAEEAICKSIEALSSRDKDLVSEVIDNDANVDKLELEIDEKCVDLIALYQPMAKDLRFITTGMKINTELERIADIAVDIAQRTLELVDKPLLKPLVDIPKLAVVAQNMVKMAIDSFVNGDSELAKKVLSSDSEANRLRDLIQSELITDYLVKDGTTAPRAVQLLLIARFLERICDHATNIAEDVIYMVQAEVVKHHPERLKGN, translated from the coding sequence ATGGAACGGCATTTTGACCAGGAATTAATGGAGTTGAACAAGGAAATACTGAGAATGGGGGCTTTTGCCGAAGAGGCGATCTGCAAGTCTATTGAGGCGTTGAGCAGCCGGGATAAGGATTTGGTCAGCGAGGTGATCGATAATGACGCCAATGTGGATAAGCTGGAGCTGGAGATAGACGAGAAATGCGTGGATCTTATTGCGCTGTACCAGCCTATGGCCAAAGACCTGCGATTTATTACCACCGGCATGAAGATCAATACGGAATTGGAGCGTATTGCGGATATTGCCGTGGATATCGCCCAACGGACCCTGGAATTAGTGGACAAGCCGCTTTTAAAACCGCTGGTGGATATACCGAAACTGGCTGTGGTAGCGCAGAACATGGTTAAAATGGCTATAGACTCTTTTGTCAACGGCGATAGTGAATTAGCTAAAAAGGTTTTGTCTTCGGATTCCGAGGCGAACCGGTTAAGGGACCTGATACAAAGCGAGCTTATAACCGATTATCTGGTAAAAGACGGGACTACCGCTCCCCGGGCTGTCCAGCTTTTGTTGATCGCGCGTTTTCTGGAGCGCATCTGCGACCATGCCACTAATATAGCAGAGGATGTGATCTATATGGTCCAGGCCGAGGTGGTTAAGCATCATCCCGAGAGATTAAAAGGTAATTAA
- a CDS encoding response regulator, producing the protein MVDNKFNILVVDDEQDVRDYLGRGLNRRGYYVIEASSAEEGIEQVRNNDVDLVLLDVKLPNMEGSDALGEMRKIHPEIEAIMITGHGTIESATECMKKGAYDYVEKPLSIEKIVLMIEKALEKHQLKEMVALYEISKAIFSTIEMNDLLEIIVDLTMRVLQADDTSVMLFDEQNRLYIAISYGLEEQIQKETRLAVGERIAGWAAEYKQSLLLINGLKNDYRFEGVRGREEIKSSLVVPLLKNDKLLGILTVNRMRIPNNFNKADLYKANIFASLVSLALDNANLYKEFKKAQEQVVKINAELLSSVIDLRKMNADLQNSQRQLVQSTKMAALGRLVADMAHEVNNPLMIISGRAQLSLMEEIKNEKVRNNIEIMLEESLRAKDVMQRLLRFSRPSKGELGRVNINTSIAGLVPIIKPQFEMSGITIRTDFSETPLFVLIEEKHIQEALLNILNNAKDAINGKGEIVIATRAEADFARIDIKDSGCGMPQDVMDRIFDPFFTTKEKGTGLGLSVCYSIIKDSNGNLRFSSSPGEGTTATILLPLDDKGEK; encoded by the coding sequence TTGGTAGATAATAAATTCAATATACTTGTCGTTGATGATGAACAGGATGTGCGGGATTATTTGGGCCGCGGCCTGAACCGCAGGGGTTATTATGTTATTGAGGCTTCCAGCGCGGAAGAAGGCATAGAACAGGTCAGGAATAATGATGTGGATCTGGTGCTTCTTGATGTTAAACTGCCGAATATGGAAGGCTCGGATGCTTTAGGGGAGATGAGGAAGATACATCCGGAGATCGAAGCTATTATGATCACCGGGCACGGGACCATAGAATCCGCGACAGAGTGTATGAAAAAAGGGGCTTATGATTATGTGGAAAAGCCCTTGAGCATCGAAAAAATAGTGCTGATGATCGAGAAGGCTTTGGAAAAACATCAGCTTAAAGAAATGGTCGCTTTATACGAGATAAGCAAGGCTATATTCTCAACTATAGAAATGAACGATCTGCTGGAGATAATCGTTGATCTGACCATGCGGGTCCTTCAGGCGGACGATACCTCAGTAATGCTCTTTGATGAGCAGAATAGATTATATATTGCCATATCTTACGGCCTGGAAGAACAGATACAGAAAGAAACCCGGTTGGCAGTAGGCGAAAGGATCGCCGGCTGGGCGGCTGAATATAAACAATCCCTTCTTTTGATCAACGGATTAAAAAATGATTATAGATTCGAAGGCGTGCGCGGCAGGGAAGAGATAAAATCCTCTCTGGTCGTCCCTTTGCTTAAGAATGATAAACTTCTGGGGATACTTACGGTCAACCGCATGCGTATCCCCAACAACTTCAATAAGGCGGACCTTTACAAAGCTAATATATTCGCGTCATTAGTAAGCCTGGCTCTCGATAATGCCAATCTCTATAAGGAATTCAAGAAAGCCCAGGAACAGGTGGTTAAAATCAACGCTGAGTTATTAAGCAGCGTTATTGACCTGCGAAAGATGAACGCGGACCTGCAGAACAGCCAGCGGCAATTGGTGCAATCGACCAAAATGGCGGCTTTGGGCAGGCTGGTCGCTGATATGGCCCACGAAGTAAATAATCCGCTGATGATCATTTCCGGCAGGGCCCAGCTTTCCTTGATGGAAGAGATCAAGAATGAAAAGGTGAGGAATAATATTGAGATCATGCTGGAAGAAAGCCTGCGGGCCAAGGATGTGATGCAAAGGCTGCTGCGTTTTTCCCGCCCGAGTAAGGGCGAATTAGGCCGGGTTAATATAAATACCAGCATAGCCGGGCTGGTCCCGATAATAAAACCTCAGTTTGAAATGAGCGGGATAACGATCCGGACGGATTTTTCCGAAACCCCGCTTTTTGTGTTGATAGAAGAGAAGCATATCCAGGAGGCGTTATTAAATATCCTGAATAACGCCAAAGACGCGATCAACGGTAAGGGGGAGATCGTGATTGCTACCCGCGCCGAAGCGGATTTCGCCCGGATAGACATAAAAGATTCCGGCTGCGGCATGCCCCAGGATGTCATGGACAGGATATTTGACCCGTTTTTCACCACTAAGGAAAAAGGGACGGGTTTGGGCCTTTCCGTGTGTTACAGCATAATAAAGGACTCTAACGGTAATCTGCGATTTTCCAGTTCGCCGGGGGAAGGGACTACCGCGACCATTCTTTTACCGTTAGACGATAAGGGTGAAAAATGA
- a CDS encoding response regulator, whose product MKKILVVDDELRIIKILEEFLTIKGFEVVTSLGAENIHEILDNDKTIDLMVLDMKMPGTSGMAILREMKDKNINMPVIIFTGSVDIKKYRNELKEMGYDYLDAIYKPVNLQELFDKINSKLS is encoded by the coding sequence ATGAAGAAGATCCTGGTGGTGGACGACGAACTAAGAATAATAAAGATATTAGAGGAGTTTTTGACAATAAAAGGTTTTGAAGTGGTTACTTCGCTGGGAGCGGAGAACATACATGAAATCCTGGATAACGACAAAACAATAGATCTTATGGTCCTGGATATGAAGATGCCCGGGACAAGCGGCATGGCAATACTCCGGGAAATGAAGGATAAGAATATAAATATGCCGGTAATCATATTTACCGGATCGGTCGATATAAAGAAATACCGCAATGAATTAAAAGAAATGGGCTATGATTACCTGGATGCTATTTATAAGCCGGTGAATCTCCAGGAGCTTTTCGATAAGATAAACAGCAAGCTCTCCTGA
- a CDS encoding glucose-6-phosphate isomerase (catalyzes the formation of D-fructose 6-phosphate from D-glucose 6-phosphate) → MKTIKFDFNNMFDFSVGKSHGVTAKDLRSAGAAAKKAHQHLSAVLADKASRVSLGLEWQNLPSQDKKLIRDIQRLGNNISAKYDNVISLGIGGSYLGLKAAQDALAPAYYNEFAGLRKGRPRIYLEGNNLDPQPLAALLRSLNPKKTFVIVISKSGETTETKAAFAVVEPWLKNGAGPNYGRQIFAITDPVSGALRKKVNAAHAKDSLSFNSLPLLKGVGGRYSELNMGLLHLAILGVDIAEVLSGAKSMSARCRAADPLRNPAYMYALLHTILYRNKNKPIGILMPFCESLKSTADWYCQLLAESTGKKYARLIKKGSDGREEWVMDRKRIVNLGRTPISTRGTNDLHSVQQNNIEGVNDKTVTFIRVENFRSDIKVPGKGDLLSGKAYSKLLGLAQEATEWAMVRNQRPNCTIILPEVTPFFWGQLLFFFEMATAFEGELLNINAFDQPGVEGYKNYMYYKLRKPGLSRDISSEIEKYPLVKRSRLII, encoded by the coding sequence ATGAAAACCATAAAATTCGATTTCAACAATATGTTCGATTTCAGCGTCGGCAAAAGCCACGGGGTAACCGCTAAAGATTTACGGTCAGCCGGGGCGGCGGCAAAGAAGGCGCATCAGCATTTGAGCGCTGTCCTGGCGGATAAGGCCAGCCGCGTGAGCCTGGGTTTGGAATGGCAGAATCTTCCGTCTCAGGATAAAAAGCTCATCCGGGATATTCAGAGGCTCGGGAATAATATCAGCGCCAAGTACGATAATGTTATCTCGCTGGGTATCGGCGGATCGTATCTGGGATTGAAGGCTGCCCAGGATGCGCTGGCGCCTGCGTATTATAATGAATTCGCCGGACTGCGCAAAGGCCGTCCCCGGATATACCTGGAAGGCAACAACCTTGACCCGCAGCCTTTGGCCGCGTTATTGAGGAGCCTGAACCCGAAAAAGACCTTTGTTATTGTTATCTCTAAATCCGGCGAAACCACCGAGACCAAAGCCGCGTTCGCGGTGGTCGAGCCATGGTTGAAGAATGGCGCAGGCCCTAATTACGGCAGGCAGATCTTTGCTATTACCGATCCTGTGTCCGGCGCTTTGCGTAAGAAGGTAAATGCCGCGCATGCCAAAGACAGTTTAAGTTTTAATTCTCTGCCGCTTTTGAAAGGCGTGGGAGGGCGTTATTCGGAATTGAATATGGGATTGCTGCATCTGGCTATCCTGGGCGTTGATATCGCCGAGGTCTTAAGCGGGGCAAAGAGCATGTCAGCCAGGTGCCGGGCAGCCGATCCGCTGCGCAACCCGGCATATATGTACGCTTTACTGCATACCATACTTTACCGTAATAAGAATAAGCCGATCGGGATACTTATGCCTTTCTGCGAATCCCTGAAATCCACAGCTGACTGGTACTGCCAGCTTTTGGCGGAAAGCACGGGTAAGAAATACGCCAGGTTGATAAAGAAGGGAAGCGACGGGCGGGAGGAATGGGTTATGGACCGCAAGCGGATAGTCAATCTCGGCAGGACCCCGATCTCTACCCGCGGGACGAATGATCTGCATTCGGTCCAGCAGAATAATATCGAAGGCGTTAACGACAAGACGGTGACTTTTATCCGCGTTGAGAACTTCAGATCCGATATAAAAGTTCCGGGCAAAGGGGATCTGCTTTCCGGCAAGGCTTATTCCAAACTGCTTGGTTTGGCGCAGGAAGCTACCGAATGGGCAATGGTCAGGAACCAGCGCCCTAACTGCACTATAATATTGCCGGAGGTCACCCCGTTTTTCTGGGGGCAATTGCTGTTTTTCTTTGAGATGGCTACTGCCTTTGAAGGGGAATTATTGAATATCAACGCCTTTGACCAGCCCGGAGTGGAAGGCTACAAGAATTATATGTATTATAAGCTGCGCAAACCGGGGCTATCCCGGGATATCTCCTCTGAAATAGAGAAATATCCTTTGGTCAAGCGATCGCGGTTAATAATATAA